A stretch of DNA from Egibacteraceae bacterium:
GTGCGCGCTACCGCCCGCTCGAGGAGTACCTCGAGGGCGCCCTCGGCGTGGAGGTGGAGCTCTTCGTCGCCTCCGACTACGCAGGGGTGGTCGCGGCCATGGCCGCCGACCGCCTCGACCTCGCCTACCTCGGCGGCGTCACGTACGTCCAGGCCGAGCAGCAGGTCGACGTCACCCCGCTCGTCACCGAGGTCGACCGGGAGACGGGCGCCCGCGAGTACGTCTCGGTCATCGTCGTCCGCGACGACGCGCCGTTCACCGGCCTCGACGACGTGCTCGCGGCGGGTGGTCGCTTCGCCATGGGCGACGTCGCGTCGACGTCGGGCAGCCTGTACCCGCGGATCATGCTCATCGACGCCGGCGCGCGGTGCGACGCCCGCCGGCTGACCGTCTGCCCGCCCCTCGCCTCCGTCGACTTCACCGGCGGCCATGACGCCGCGGCCCAGGCCGTCCTCGCCGGCCACGCCGACGCGGCCGGCGTGGAGCGGCGCATCCTCAACCGCCTCGTCCGCGACGGCGCGGTTCCCGAGGGGGCGCTGCGCGTCGTCGCCGAGCACCCGGTCATGGGCTACCCGTGGGTGGCGCGGACCGCGCTGGGCCGCGCGGCGCACGAGGCGATCACCGACGCCTTCCTCGCCATCGACGACCCGGCGCTGCTCGACCTGCTCCGCGCCGGGTCCTACGAGACGGTGACCGCCGCGGACTACGACGAGATCCGCCGGCGCACCGCCGAGCTCGGGCTGCTGGAGCGGGCAGACCGGTGATACGTGTCGAGGGTCTCAGCGTGGACTTCCCCGCTCGGGGCATCCGGGCGGTCGACGGTGTCGACCTCGAGGTCCGCGCCGGGGAGCAGGTCGTGCTGCTCGGCCGCTCCGGCGCCGGAAAGACGACGTTGCTGCGGGCACTGCTCGGGGGGGTGCCCGCCGCCACCGGCAGCGTGCGCATCGGCGGGCGCAACCCGTGGGGCTCGCCGGCCGAGGTGCGTGCCCTGCGCCGCTCGACCGGGGTGATCCGCCAGGGCAACGACCTCGTGCTCGGCGTCAGCGCCCGGTTGAACGCCCTCATGGGCACCGCCTCGCAGTGGCGGCTGCGCGACTGGGTGACCGCGCTGCGCGGGCGCGTGCCGGCGGCGTACGCCGAGCGCCTCGCCGCCCTCGCCGACCACCACGGGATCGCCGACGCCCTCGACGCCCGCGTCCACGAGCTGTCCGGTGGCCAGCGCCAGCGCGTCGCCCTGTGCCGGGCGCTGCTGCCGGGGCCGACCCTCCTCCTCGCGGACGAGCCGACGAGCGGCCTCGACCCCGCCGCCGCGCAGACGGTTGTCGCGGCGCTGCGCGCCACCGAGGGTGTGACGCTCGTCGTCGCGACGCACGACCTCGGCGTCGCCCGGGCGTTCCCCCGCACCG
This window harbors:
- the phnD gene encoding phosphate/phosphite/phosphonate ABC transporter substrate-binding protein, which gives rise to MTAYHGPGQGRPTPRRRDLRPGALLVLALAVLLAACGQEPPPEGAPSAEATEGVPDPLAVGLIPNVAPDEQRARYRPLEEYLEGALGVEVELFVASDYAGVVAAMAADRLDLAYLGGVTYVQAEQQVDVTPLVTEVDRETGAREYVSVIVVRDDAPFTGLDDVLAAGGRFAMGDVASTSGSLYPRIMLIDAGARCDARRLTVCPPLASVDFTGGHDAAAQAVLAGHADAAGVERRILNRLVRDGAVPEGALRVVAEHPVMGYPWVARTALGRAAHEAITDAFLAIDDPALLDLLRAGSYETVTAADYDEIRRRTAELGLLERADR
- a CDS encoding ATP-binding cassette domain-containing protein — encoded protein: MDFPARGIRAVDGVDLEVRAGEQVVLLGRSGAGKTTLLRALLGGVPAATGSVRIGGRNPWGSPAEVRALRRSTGVIRQGNDLVLGVSARLNALMGTASQWRLRDWVTALRGRVPAAYAERLAALADHHGIADALDARVHELSGGQRQRVALCRALLPGPTLLLADEPTSGLDPAAAQTVVAALRATEGVTLVVATHDLGVARAFPRTVALREGAVVYDGPDFDARIAERVYGVPA